TAATTTCTACACAATATGCAGCGGCTAACACTTTTGGTATCTTTTTGTTATCGGGTTTTCGCCACTTATATCCAATAAAAAAAGTAAGAATTGGTACAATTAATAACCCTAAAGCAAATAGCATGGTTAAACTCATGTGTAATCCCTCTCTCATTTCCTTATATTCCCACATGATAAGTCAATAAAACTTAAAATGAGTGATTACTCACTTTACAACCGAAGTAAGTGTGGTAGTATAAAAAGTGAGTAATCACTCATTTTGGTGGAGGTGTTGAAAATGGAAAGCATGATACGGGTTGAAAATGTAGCGCATGCATTTGGTGAGGAAAACGTCTTAAAGGATATCAATTTATCGATTCCAAAAGGTGAAATTTTTGGATTACTCGGTCCTTCAGGTGCTGGGAAAACAACCTTAGTAAAGGTTATGGTTGGTATTTTAGAAGTAGACCAAGGAGAGGCCTGGGTGAAGAGTGTGAAAATGCCATCCTTAGAACAAATGAAAGTGCTTGGGTATATGGCCCAATCCGATGCACTGTATAGTGAACTTTCAGCTAGAGAAAATCTAGATTTTTTCGGTGCTGTGTATGAACTAAAGTCGGAAGAGCGAAAGGAACGGATGAAAGCTGTTATGGACGTCGTGGGGCTGAGAAATCACATGGATAAACCGGTTCATAAGTATTCTGGAGGTATGAAAAGAAGATTAAGCCTAGCTATTGCACTTCTTCATGAACCAGATGTACTCATTCTAGATGAGCCTACTGTAGGAATTGATCCATTGCTAAGACAATCAATATGGGATGAGCTTAAATCTCTTCAGGAAAAAGGAACAACGATTATCGTCACTACCCATGTCATGGATGAAGCAGAAAAATGTGACCGACTTGCTATGATGCGAGATGGATATTTAATTGCAACAGGAACCCCACAACAACTGCGTGATCAAACAAATTCAGAAACGATAGAAGGTGCATTTCTAGTATATGGAGGTGAGCGAGCATGAGTATACTAGCTCTTATCAAAAGGATTTTACGACAATTCAAACGCGATAAACGTTCTTTAGCTCTGCTAATTATGGCCCCATTACTAGTACTCACGCTAATGTGGTTAGTTTTTGAGGGGGATCGATATGAACCTAATATCGCAGTTGTTGATGTACCACAACCTTTTGTGGATGCATTAGAGGAGCAAGATGCCTCAATTGAAACAATGACAGAAGAAGAGGCGATGGAAGCCTTAGAGGATGTTGCATTAGATGCCATGATTTCAATGGACCAACAGAAGTTGTCTATTACGCTTGAAGGTAGTGATCCTTCAACGAATCAAGCTGTTAAAATGACGCTACAAAATGCCATGAAAGAACTGTCACCTCAATCAAATAAGATGGAGCTATCATTCTCTTATTTACACGGTTCAGAAGATTTGGGGTTATTTGATAATGTAGGACCTGTATTAATCGGATTCTTTGTCTTTTTCTTTGTATTTATTATTGGTGGTGTATCGTTTCTGCGAGAAAGAACGCAAGGTACGCTTGAACGATTGTTATCTACTCCATTAAAAAGAAGCGAGGTTGTTTCTGGGTATGTACTCGGATTTGGGATATTTACGTTGCTTCAATCCTTGATTATAGCGGCCTATTCTATTTATGTACTAGGTATGTGGATGGAAGGTTCTTTTGGTTATGTATTATTGATTACGTTTTTATTAGCTATGACGGCGCTAACGCTTGGAACATTACTCTCTGCATACGCTAGTAATGAGTTTCAGATGATTCAATTCATCCCACTTGTCATTGTCCCACAGGTGTTCTTTTCTGGGTTATTTAGCCTCGAAACAATGGCCCCATGGTTACGTTGGATTGGTCAAGTAATGCCGTTAACGTATGGTGCGGATGCATTAAGGGAGATTATGATAAGAGGAAAAGGGTTTGAAGCTTTCCAGACAGACGTCTATATATTAATAGGATTCGCAGTTTTGTTTTACGTGCTGAATATAGTAGCGTTGAAGAAGCATCGCAAGCTATAATGGAAGGTACGAACAATAAGGGGGACTAGGCCATGAGTGAGAACGATATTATTCAGGAAATGCTCCTAAATGAGGATGACGACGATCAGCTTACCCCAAAGCAACGTAAAATTCTCCAAGCCGCTGTAGAAATGTTTGCTGAGAAAGGCTATGCATCTACTTCAACTAGTGAAATAGCGAAACATGCAGGTGTGGCAGAAGGCACAATCTTCAGACATTATAAAACAAAGAAGGATTTACTATATTCGATTGCAGTACCAATGATTACAAAGTTTGCGGCACCTTTTTTTGCCCAACATTTCGTAAGACAAGTATTTAACGATCAGTATAGCGGATACGATGAACTTCTTAGAAGGTTGATTCATAATCGATTTGAATTTGCGAAGGAAAATATTCCTTTGCTGAAGATTGTATTGCAAGAAATGGCCTTTCAGCATGAAATGCAAGTAAAGTATAAAGATATCTTTACTGAAAATGTATTACCACGTTTTAGAGAAGTAGTGGATCATTTTAAAGAAAAAGGTCAGATTGAAGATTATCCAACCGAAACGGTTATCCGCTTAACTATCACGACGATTGTAGGGTTTTTAGTTACTCGTTTCATTATCATGCCAGATTATCCTTGGGATGATGAACAAGAAATTGAGCGGACTATTTCGTTTATCATGCATGGACTGGAAAAGGCTTGAATAACTGTGAAAAGGCTATCGGGTACATTCACGATGGCTTTTTTTAATAGTAAAGAAAGCATAAGTTTTGGCTCTTACCTGTCTAGTTCCAGCGCCTAGTCGCTTTACATTAGACTTATGTTAAGTGTGTCATTCTTACTATGAAACGAATGGAAGTTTTTAAAGATTTATTCATTTGAAAGGAAATAATATGCCAAGTTTCGAATATGTAATGTAGAAGCCTGATGAAAAGGGAGAAAAATCTATGACTAGGATTAAGTTAGTACCTGTAACGAAAAGTAATTGGCTTATGTGTGTGAAATTAAATGTAAAGGAAGACCAGAAACCCTTTATCGCTTCCAACTTATTTTCCATTGCTGAGTATCAGTTTTTCGACCATATGAGAATGCGTGCCATATATTACGGAAAAGAGATGATTGGCTTCGCTATGTATGGCTTAGATGAAGATGAGGGTGGATTATGGATTTATCGATTTATGATTGATGAAAACTATCAGGACCGTGGGCTTGGTAGAGAATCCTTTCAATGCGTAATGGAAGATGTGAAGGATTGGGCAAGAAGGTTGAACAAACAGACTGTGACGATTACTTACCATTCAGACAATACTCGCGGGAAAGAATTTTACCAACAAGTAGGTTTTGTGCCTACAGATGAAGTTATTGAAGGGGAGGAAGTAGCGCGCTATTCCTTGTTTCGGAATTAGACATCAAGCAGTGCGTTGTAAAAAGGCACTGCTCGTGTCTTGAATCCTACATACAAACGGTTACTATTTTTTCATGATTTCAGTAAGGGAAGTCACAGGACACAAGTTTTCATGCGTTAATGGAGGTTGATCTGGAGTGAGCCAAACACTTTTCATTCCTTGTTGAAGTGCTGGTGCAATCTCATTCATAAAGTTATCTCCAATAGATATTGCTTGCTCTGGTTGTACGTTATAAGCCTTTAATAACTCATTGAAATGTTGGGTGGTTTGAATAGGTTTTTTAGCAGAGGTGATAAAGCTATCAAACAAATTCTCAAGTCCAAGGTGTTGAAGAAGACGGTAGACGTCTGTTTCATCACTATTTGTCATCAGTACCAACGTTTTTTCTTCTTTTAATTGTTGTAGGTATGAGACAAGCCCTGGTGTTTGAGTTAGCCAACCTTCTTCAGCTGCCATATCTACCTTTGTTTCATCATATGCACGGTGGCAATCCACCATATCAATACCGTAATGGAGTGCTAATACATAAGGTGGCCACCAGCCGTCTCCTATAGCAATCCAACGCTTAAAATCAAAACTTGTTACGGGAAATGTCTTTGTTGTGTTTCCATACTCTTTGTGAAGTGATCCATCCCATGTTTCGGGGGTGGATAGTTTCTCAGTAAATGGATCCCATGTCCAAAAAACATCCTCTTTAGCATCATATACTTTTCCAATTGCAAGGGGATGATTTCCTGATTTCACATGAGAATAATCCTCTGAAAATTGTATTTGAGAATCCTCTGGGAGTTTCTTTTTTAATTTATCTGCAAACAAATCGAAATGCTTTGTATCTTCGTATAATGTACCATCTAAGTCGAAAATCATTAAAGTTGTATCCTCTGTGAAGCTAGGTTCTAATGACACATCCATCTACTCCCTTTTTGTTAAGAATTGTGTTTATTATCCAAAAAAAAGCTTATAGATTCAAGTAATAGGGAAATAGAGTATTGACTTCTTAATTGGTTCATTTTACGTTTGAATAGCAACCATGAAATATCTAGGAGAGAGGTGGCAAGATGAAAAACCTGCTAAAGTGGTTTACTATTGTCTTGGTTATTAGCGCAATATTGCCAATGAGCCAAGTAGTAGAAGCAGAAGAAACGAGTAAGTCGTCCGATCAGAATATGGTACAAGCAACGATAAATTATGGAAAAGAAGGCAACCCATCTGGAAAGGTGGCGAATGAATCTCCTTTTATTAGCTATTTTGTTAAATTATCTTCTTATGATGTTGCCTACAGCATTTCTATGTTTTTAAACGGTAAAGAAGTTGAAGCAGATTATAGTGAGAATACAGGACTCTTAACCTATCAAGCTTCCGATTTATCAGGTGCGAATACGGTAAAAGTTATTGTGAAAGCTAATGGGCTTAAACAATTAGAACAATCCTGGGACTTTACTGTAGATGATAATAAGAAGAACCCTCTTGAAGGAAAAGATACAACCCTGTTAGAAGAAGTCCAATCTGAGGCGCTTAATCGTATCAATGAATATCGTGAAAATTTAGCACTACCAACCTTATCCAATAATGCGAAGTTACAAGAAACAGCGCAGGCACATTCCAACTACATGTTGAAGTACGAAAATACAGGACATAAAGAGAACAGTGAAAATGAAGATTTCTTTACAGGTGTTTCACCTCAACAAAGAACGTCTTACTTTGGTTATGAGAATTGGTATGTAGGCGAAGGAATTACATATGAGGAGCCTGGAGGAAAGTTAGCTGTAGATCATCTATTTGACGCTCCTTATCACCGTTTGAGCTTAATGAATCCATTCTTCGAGGAAGCTGGTACAGGTTACAATGAAGATGGTGATTTTGTTGTGAATTTCGGGGGGGAAATGAAAGAGGATGATCGGGTCGTTCTTTATCCATATCATCAGCAACAAAACTCTAAGATTTCTTGGTTTGCCTATGAATCTCCTAATCCGTTAAGAAACTATGATAAAAACAAAATTTGGACAGGCTACCCTATCTCCTACACGTATTATGGACCAATGAACGATAAATTAGTTGTAGAAAATGCCACGTTAACAAACAGTTCAGGTGAAGAAATTTCAACATACTCCATTACACCTGAGCAAGAGGATCACGGGAAGCATCACGTCTTTTTAATTCCGAAGAAAGTGTTGTCTACGAATGAACAATATACTGTTAATGTAAATGCTTATATTAAACCTCAATCTGGTGAAAATAAGGATGTATCCAGAACATGGACATTTACAACAGCTTCGACTGTGGATATCCAACGAGTGTATTTAGAAAATCATAATGAAACGAATTTCCTTACTGTAGAATGGGCATCAGGTACCGATCCCAATGCAGAGATTACATTGAAAAAGGATGGCAACCGTTACATTCGTAAGGAAGGGCGCGAACAAACAACTTATCGTCAATTAACTCCTGGAACCTATACGATGAATATTCAAAGCCCACACTTCGAGGAAACAAAGATGTACACCGTAACAATTGAAGAGGATAGCGAACTTCGTTATGACTATGATAGTTCGTTACAGGTTACTAACTTAAAGGAAGGGGAAGTAACCAAAAACGGTGACGGCAGCCTAGCGCCGGAGTATTCAAATTACAGTCAGTGGAAAGCACCAGAGGATTCTTTTGATGAAGATAAAGACTGGACTGTACAATTTAATACTGGAATGGAAGTATCAAATATTACAGATAACTTCGTCTATGTAATTGATGAAGAAGGTAATAAAGTTAGTGTTTCACTAGATTTTGATAGTAATAATGAAGAAATATCAGTGAATGCTCCTTCAACTGGTTATGATAGTGGTGAATATAAATTAGTAATTGAACCATTAAAGAGTAATCAAGGAGTCGAAATGACGAAGGGAATCACCATGCCATTCACGATTAAGTAATTCACATCAAGCCTGTTATTTCAAACGAAGTAACAGGCTTTCTATTTTCTTCTAGGAATTTATAAACGGGTTGAGGTTGTTGATAACTTTGATAAAGTGATGTGGCTACGTCCAGCTCCAGCGCCCAGCGACTAGTTTGCTTCCCTCGCTTCTGTACGATAAGTTAACATCGAATCACCCACGCATGTTTTCATGTTTCCTTTATCTCCTACTGACTAAGGGGAAGTTCGATTAAGATCGCTGCATCGTGCAGCAACATCGAACCAACCCACGTCGTGTGGGCTGCAGCACATACGTCGCTAATCGGGCATCCTGAGCTTTTGTTCAGAATGAGAGTATATGGATGGGGATAAACTGTAAGAATGAATTTTTAATTTAGGCTGAAAGGAGTAAAATCATATGTGTGGAAGGTTTACCCTATTAGCAGAAGAACTTGAAGTACTGAAATCATATGGAATTGAGCACAGGTTAGAAGAGTACACACCGAGATACAACATAGCTCCAGGTCAACAAGTGATGTCCATTATCAACGATGGCGAAAACAATAGAGCAGGGTATCTAACGTGGGGGCTTGTTCCATTTTGGGCAAAAGATCCATCGATTGGATATAAAATGATTAACGCCCGATCTGAATCAGCTCATGAGAAACCGAGCTTTAAACGATTACTACAAAGGAAACGCTGCCTCATCATTGCAGATAGCTTCTACGAATGGCAGAAAACAGATTCAGGAAAACAACCTCTTCGCATTTCAAAAGAGAATCGTCCTTTCTTTGCGTTTGCAGGGTTATGGGATCGATGGAAAACGGATGATAGGGAACTTGTGACTTGTACGATTCTTACGAAAGAAGCGAATGAATTTATGGAGCCGATTCATAAACGGATGCCAATCATCTTGCCTCAAGAAGATGAAGCATGGTGGATGAAACATGAAGAGCGTGATCCAAATGAGATCCATGATTATCTCCAATCTTTACAAATTCCCAGTCTACAAGCTTACCCTGTAAGTACATATGTGAATAATGCCCGTCATGAAGGTCCGGATTGTATAAAATCGATAGAAGCAGAAAACTGAGCCCGAAAAGGCTCAGTTTTTTATTTCTTTATTCTATAATAGCATCATTATCTTGAAGACCTGATTTCGAGATGAATTTGATGTTTGGAAAGAGAGTTTTTTTCCGTTAAACCAAACGAACGCAAAGATGGGCCGGGAAATTGGGGCGGTCGCTCCTATTTTTCAAAAGTAGCTCCTGTTTTTTGATTCTTGCTCCGAGCAGGGAAAGTCGCTCCAGGGCCGATGTTTTAACGCATCGAGTTCGCTACATCCTTTAGCAACCTCGAACGAACATACATCGTGGAGGGGCACAGGGAAGCGAGTGATTTCCAGGCCCATCTTTTCTCTGAAATTACGCAACGCAAACTTTTCTCTCCCCTCAAGCTATCTCGAATTCAAGTCTTCAAGATTATGTCTCCTTAATGGAATGTGTAAAAAAGCACTCCAACTACCTTTTAAATTAGATAATATATAGTATAGAAACCTTTTTACAAAAAAAGTTATAAAATTCTGTAGGGATAAAGAAGTCACGTGCGTCTATTAGGTGTAGTGTTTGATGGAAGGAGGGGAGAGCTATTCAGGATGATCGGTTAATTGAAAAGGTGAAACAGGGGAACCAGCAAGCTTTGAGAATGATCATTGAACGATACAAAGGGTACTTGTTTAAAATTATTGTCAATGTTGTTCGAGATGAAGCAGAAGCAGAGGATTTAACACAAGAAACGTTTATTAAAATGGTCGACGCTCTCCCTGATTATGAATCAAAAGGATTTAAAACCTGGATTAGTCGCATCGCCTATCATAAAGCTATTGATGCGAAAAGAAAGAGAAGTAGACGCCATGAAGAACTAACAGAAGAATTTGAATGGCAATCCACTCCTTCAGATAGTGCCGAGGATGATTGGCTCCAGCAACAAAAGCAGAATAAAGTTGTGGGATCCATACAACAGCTTCCTCAAGGTTATCGAGGTGTCGTCCATGCTTACTACATAGAAGGAAAATCCTATTCTAGTATTGCCCATGAACAACGTTTGGCAGAGAAAACAGTGGAGATGCGTTTGTATCGAGCTCGTAAATGGATGAAAAACAACTGGAAGGAGGATGAGTTTTAATGAAGCATGTTACCGAAGATTTCATTCAACTATATATAAACGGACAACTCCAGGAGCAAGAACAGCTACAATTGGAAGCTCATTTTGAACAATGTGATACGTGTTTTGATATGTATTTAGAGCAATTGGATGTAGCTGACACAACTTCTCCCCTTTCGGAACAGTTTACAAATGATACAGCTCAAACCATTATCAATCAACATCCAACGTTTCAGACACCATCCAAAACATTCAGTGCTCAACCTTCAAAACAACGGAACACATTCATTCATTATGTAGTAGCTGCAGGCTTCACACTTCTCCTCATGATGTCTGGAGTGTTTCAGTATATGACAGATTCATTTAATCAAGATGGAATAAAAAAAGGTCCCTCATTTTCTGGGCATTTGATGGAAAAGACAGGATCCTTATTAGATCAATTAACGTTTGAAGAGGAGGGTAATAACAATGAATAAATCACCTATTTTAGCGTTTTTCCTGGCGTTGATTCCTGGGTTTGGTCATATGTATTTCGGTAGAAAGATTAAAGGTATGTTATATAGTTTAGCTTTTTTTGGGCCATTATTTCTGGGCTTGGTTATTTTAGTGGTAGAGCCTCTTCTCCCAACAGAAGTAAAACTATTATTGGTATTTTGGGTATTTTTCATATGGGTGATAAATGTCATCGACATGGTCATAACGCTTCTTATGAAAAGTGGACAATCGAAAGTTACTCAAGGAGAACCGGATGTAGATGGAATGTCGATGAGCAATCGAAACGAACAGAATGAGAGGTTCTTTACGATTCTTCTTTCGTTTATCCCTGGAGTGGGGCATTTCCATTTAGGATTAAATCAACGTGGGCTTACATTTTTAACAGGTTTTATCGGGGTTGGAATGATGGTTTTCTTTGTAAGTGTCATAACAGGTACTGGTGGTTTTCTTGTCTTCTTATTAGCTCTGCCTGTTATTTGGATTTATGGGCTATTTGATGTGATTCAATTGCTAAATCAGAAGGACCGTGGTGAAACGCTTGAGGACCGTACCCTCATGGAGGACCTTGATCGCCATCGAGTTAATGAGCGGAAGAGTAAGGTGTTAGCGACAATACTCGGGATTTTTCCGGGAGCAGGTCATATGTATATGGGACTGCAACGAAGAGGTTTACAGTTTATGGGCGGATTTTTACTATCCATCTATGTTTTAGATGTTTTGCGGTTGTCCATCTTCCTATTTCTGATTCCTATCATTTGGTTTTATAGCTTTTTTGATACATTACAACAAGCTGGCAAAATGGATAATGAAGAGCTCGAAGATGTGCCAGTTGTGAAACATGTCATGAATCACCAGCGTTGGATAGGAGTTATTTTAATCTTACTAGGGCTGTTTTATTTGGTAGATTCCATCTTTATGCCAGCCTTGGCTGCTGAATTGAGAACACTGCTCAACGTCGATATACGCTACTATTATGAACAGTACTTTCAAATGATTGTTGTATGCTTCCTCTTTATTGGTGGAGGTATCAAGCTACTAATGGGTTCGAAGTCAAAAAAAGAGGAGCATGATGTATGAGAAGGTGGAGAGTCGGAACGATATCAATGGGAGCAACATTGATATTATTAGGGGTATTACTTATGAGTTCCCAGCTGTTTGGTTGGGAAGCTTCCTCTTTAGCATTTACTTGGTGGCCAGCACTTTTAATTGTTTTAGGGGTGGAAGTACTTGTTTATATTTTCACTTCGACACAAGAAAAGCCTGTTGTTCACTACGATTTTCTGTCTATTCTGTTTATTGGGTTTTTGGGAACTATCGGTATCGGATTGTTTCTTATGTCCTCTGTGGGCGTTGTTGAAGAAGTGAAAGGAGCTATTCACAGTGAAACAACAGAGGGAGCTCTTCCAAAGCTCGAACAGCAAGTAACGAGCAATGTGAATAAAATTGTTGTGCAAGCTGGACATAATGATGTAGAGCTTACAACGAATGCGACAGATTCCTTTCATCTATTTGGAACATTTGAGTCAAGTTTCCTAAAGAAAGGCGAACTAAAAGCTGAGGATATAGTGCAGGTGACTAGTACTGGAAACACGATGTACATCCAGTTACTACAGGGACCGAAACGAAATGGAATCCAATACGAACGTACTCGTTTTCATCGCACCCTTTCCTTACCAGCAAATATCCCTGTTGAGGTTCAACAACCCCCCAATGACTTGTCGGTTTCCATTGATACTCTAGAAGCAGATTGGGTGATTGAACGTACATCGCAAGCAGTGGTGGACATCGGTGAAAGTGTAAGTGCCTCCATTCAAGTAGAAAGTTTCCATGAACAAGTAGGTTGGGACGTGGAGTGGGATAAGGAAAAGCAAATCGAAGCTGATCAATCGGAGCAAAAGTTATATTATAAAGAAAAGCAATATGGAGAAGGGGAGCATACGTTGCAATTCAACGAATTGGATCGCTTTACCATTGAGCAAGTGGGAACTCGTAACTAATATCTAGTTCCCTACCTAAGAAGAATAGTTGATCAAACGTTTGATCAATTATGTACAAGAACATAGAAAAGCTTTATCCAATGTGGGTTTTGGGGGTACTAATGAAAAGAATATGGTGGCTATCTCTGTTCGTTATACTTTTGGTGGGTCCATCAGTTCAAGCATTATCCTGGGCTTATCCATTTGTTGTTTGGGAAGGAAAAGTGTATGAAGTTAAGCAAGAACAATTCATCGAAGGCAATGATATAGGATATAAAATAGGGAAAGTAGAGACACAACCTGATGACATGTCTGGGAATTATTATGGAGATGCTTCTAACTATTATCCAATCGGAACAAACTATTACAAAATAAACGGAACATCAACTTCCGATGCAATAGCTGTTAAAAGCGATAATCAATGGGTAAAGGCAGTATATGTGCATAATGCACCATTCCACATCATGAATGTACTTACTAACGTTTACTTTATATCTGCTGTTGTAGTGTTGATGCTTATAGTTATCGGAATTCCTTTTCTTCCAGTTAAAACTAGGAATGAGTAATGTGAAAAACCCCCTCGTCTTAAGGATGAGGGGGTTTTCAATAATAGATGAAGTTCGATTAAACACAATGGGCGCTTTGAGCTTTTGTCACGTCCAGCTCCAGCGCCCAGCGACTAGCAAACTTCCTGCTCCTCCTTACGATAAGTCAACATCGAATCGCTACCGCTCTTCGTGTTTCCTTTATCTCATACGGAATCAGGTGAAGTTCGATTAAAATCGCTACATCACGTAGCAACATCGAACCAACCCACGTCCTGTGGTCAGCAGTTTGTACGTCGCTAAACGGGCGCTCTGAGCTTTTGTTCTTACTCACTTAATAAGTTTAAAAATTGGCGTGTGCGTTCTTCTTTAGGGCTTGTGAAGATTTTATCTGGATGGCCACGTTCGACAACCTGTCCTTGATCCATGAACAGTACTTCATCAGCTACTTCTTTTGCGAAACTCATCTCATGGGTAACGACCACCATCGTCATGCCTTCATGGGCAAGTTCTTTCATAACACGAAGTACTTCGCCAACAAGTTCTGGGTCTAGGGCGGAGGTAGGCTCATCAAACAACATCACTTCAGGGTCTATGGCTAAGGCGCGAGCAATTCCTACTCTTTGTTGCTGTCCTCCTGAAAGTTGATGAGGATAATAGTCAATCTTATCTCCTAGTCCAACTTTCTCTAACAGGTGAATGCCTTTTTCTTTTGCTTTTTCCTTGTTAATCTTTTGGACAGTGACAGGTCCTTCAATCACATTTTGCAAAGCGGTCATGTGAGGGAAGAGGTTGTATGTTTGAAAGACCATGCCTGTTTGTTTACGTAACGTTTGAATATCTCTTTTG
The sequence above is drawn from the Pontibacillus yanchengensis genome and encodes:
- a CDS encoding amino acid ABC transporter ATP-binding protein, coding for MLSIRNLHKQFGDLVVLDGIDLNVEKGKVIVVIGPSGSGKTTLLRCLNVLETPTKGNVSINRTELNFEEKVAKRDIQTLRKQTGMVFQTYNLFPHMTALQNVIEGPVTVQKINKEKAKEKGIHLLEKVGLGDKIDYYPHQLSGGQQQRVGIARALAIDPEVMLFDEPTSALDPELVGEVLRVMKELAHEGMTMVVVTHEMSFAKEVADEVLFMDQGQVVERGHPDKIFTSPKEERTRQFLNLLSE